The proteins below come from a single Oerskovia jenensis genomic window:
- the dtd gene encoding D-aminoacyl-tRNA deacylase produces the protein MRAVLQRVTRASVSVGGEVVGSIDRPGLVALVGVTHDDGPAQVELVARKIAELRILRDERSVLDEGAPVLVVSQFTLYADTKKGRRPSWNGAAPGDVASPLVVAVVEALRAKGVEVATGVFGADMQVELVNDGPVTILVEA, from the coding sequence ATGAGGGCCGTCCTGCAGCGCGTGACGCGGGCGAGCGTGAGCGTGGGCGGCGAGGTCGTGGGCAGCATCGACCGGCCGGGGCTGGTCGCGCTCGTGGGGGTGACGCACGACGACGGGCCCGCGCAGGTCGAGCTCGTCGCGCGCAAGATCGCCGAGCTGCGGATCCTGCGTGACGAGCGGTCGGTGCTCGACGAAGGAGCGCCCGTGCTGGTCGTCAGCCAGTTCACGCTCTACGCGGACACCAAGAAGGGGCGGCGGCCCTCCTGGAACGGCGCGGCCCCGGGGGACGTGGCGTCCCCGCTCGTCGTCGCGGTGGTCGAGGCGCTGCGTGCGAAGGGCGTCGAGGTCGCGACCGGTGTGTTCGGGGCGGACATGCAGGTCGAGCTCGTGAACGACGGCCCGGTGACGATCCTCGTCGAGGCGTAG
- a CDS encoding glycosyl hydrolase family 18 protein, translating into MVTATTLALVASGLVAAGAATAAPAPAAPAAVSPNGDNDINGYRNVGYFMSWAPENYGYTVKDFQETGQADQITHINYAFANIHPTDLTCFISDKDGSPAPGGNDGAGVAGADFVDGVTAAESIDGVADTADQALAGNFNQLRKLKERNPDTKVLVSIGGWTWSKFFSKAAATPESREKFVSSCVDLYLKGNLPVIDGRGGPEAAAGLFDGIDIDWEWPGAPTWAQHPENFIDPVNDKANFTALLAEFREQLDEYGASQDKEYLLSSYIPVNPTAINAGWDAPKIFDYLDYGNIQGYDLHGGWSPNLAGHQSNLKDDPSYTGDISVEQGIDLYLSRGVDPQQITLGIPAFGRGWTGVEDGGKAGVWQRAAGVAAGTHEPGYKQYFELRDHGTEYFDEKTGSSWRYDGNEWWSVDSPRAVEFKAKWVAEKGLGGSMWWDLAGDYEDELVGTAADVYRASAAGPVDSDAPGGCYGDWTKAGIYTAGQVASHQGVNYQANWWVHTNAPGTETYWSPWRVVGSCV; encoded by the coding sequence GTGGTCACCGCGACGACCCTCGCCCTCGTGGCCTCGGGGCTCGTCGCGGCCGGCGCCGCGACGGCGGCGCCCGCCCCGGCTGCCCCCGCGGCAGTCAGCCCCAACGGCGACAACGACATCAACGGGTACCGCAACGTCGGCTACTTCATGTCGTGGGCTCCGGAGAACTACGGCTACACGGTCAAGGACTTCCAGGAGACCGGCCAGGCCGACCAGATCACGCACATCAACTACGCGTTCGCGAACATCCACCCGACCGACCTCACCTGCTTCATCTCCGACAAGGACGGGTCGCCCGCGCCGGGTGGCAACGACGGCGCCGGTGTCGCCGGTGCGGACTTCGTCGACGGGGTCACCGCGGCGGAGTCGATCGACGGCGTCGCGGACACGGCCGACCAGGCGCTGGCCGGGAACTTCAACCAGCTCCGCAAGCTCAAGGAGCGCAACCCCGACACCAAGGTGCTGGTGTCGATCGGTGGCTGGACCTGGTCCAAGTTCTTCTCGAAGGCCGCAGCGACGCCCGAGTCCCGCGAGAAGTTCGTGTCCTCGTGCGTCGACCTGTACCTCAAGGGCAACCTGCCCGTCATCGACGGCCGTGGCGGCCCCGAGGCGGCGGCGGGCCTCTTCGACGGCATCGACATCGACTGGGAGTGGCCCGGTGCCCCGACGTGGGCGCAGCACCCCGAGAACTTCATCGACCCGGTCAACGACAAGGCGAACTTCACGGCCCTGCTCGCGGAGTTCCGCGAGCAGCTCGACGAGTACGGTGCCTCGCAGGACAAGGAGTACCTGCTCTCGTCGTACATCCCCGTGAACCCGACGGCCATCAACGCCGGCTGGGACGCCCCGAAGATCTTCGACTACCTCGACTACGGCAACATCCAGGGCTACGACCTGCACGGCGGCTGGTCGCCGAACCTGGCCGGGCACCAGTCCAACCTGAAGGACGACCCGTCCTACACGGGGGACATCTCGGTCGAGCAGGGGATCGACCTGTACCTGAGCCGCGGCGTCGACCCGCAGCAGATCACGCTGGGCATCCCGGCCTTCGGTCGTGGCTGGACGGGCGTCGAGGACGGCGGCAAGGCCGGCGTCTGGCAGCGCGCCGCAGGTGTCGCCGCGGGCACGCACGAGCCCGGGTACAAGCAGTACTTCGAGCTGCGCGACCACGGCACCGAGTACTTCGACGAGAAGACCGGCTCCTCGTGGCGCTACGACGGCAACGAGTGGTGGAGCGTCGACTCCCCGCGCGCCGTCGAGTTCAAGGCGAAGTGGGTCGCGGAGAAGGGCCTGGGCGGCTCGATGTGGTGGGACCTCGCGGGTGACTACGAGGACGAGCTGGTCGGCACGGCAGCGGACGTCTACCGCGCGTCGGCGGCCGGCCCGGTCGACTCGGACGCTCCCGGTGGATGCTACGGGGACTGGACCAAGGCCGGCATCTACACTGCAGGCCAGGTGGCGTCCCACCAGGGCGTCAACTACCAGGCCAACTGGTGGGTGCACACCAACGCACCGGGCACCGAGACGTACTGGAGCCCGTGGCGAGTGGTCGGTTCCTGCGTCTGA